A part of Prosthecobacter sp. SYSU 5D2 genomic DNA contains:
- a CDS encoding DUF3592 domain-containing protein: MARRQSATGETFLIPFGLVFLLAGLGVGIFYFSILSRWYEARGWVEVPCVIESSDLQERVSTDSDGTSTTYEVEAAYRYEYNGRTYKGDEVSLSLGADSFGDHHQRVFSILDEHRASGRPFRCYVNPDLPEESVIFREARWTILLFMSLFPLVFPLVGGLVSLFGLIGLRQNRRLKDYKTRYPGQPWRWKPAWGEDWMRPKNTGGAWAWVVVTVWMGIIWLPMMHALLVDGDAGMSNPLSLLAFLPAVAILLVGRGALKRLLASRRGEILLYVEPRPVSPGKVFQGYLGIPKHLTLGLHDVVETEVRCVKEVTVRSGKNTTVRREVLWSGLNQAAMSEAAREGAGSRLPLRQEIPAGLPAMPVALAETGWKDATQHVWELEVRANKLRQPMVYDLPVFEMEPAQVSADGFREDRPQKKATPLLDLDADELVMHLKRYHVAAEFDGREYPVSMDLSPKRFAPVRLFLVIFTSVWTVAFIILLNSDAPGLFPLIWGGSSAMLWWMIVMQMKRKRLRFTDDGLEVAWSLGPWGGRQVYERRHLVQFLNSVNMSSGSTQYHVVKAETTFGKKVILLDGIPSALVVENLCRLLERWRKQA; the protein is encoded by the coding sequence ATGGCTAGGCGACAATCAGCAACAGGGGAGACCTTCCTTATACCTTTCGGCCTGGTCTTTCTGCTGGCGGGTCTTGGGGTGGGCATTTTTTACTTTAGCATTTTGAGCCGGTGGTATGAGGCTCGCGGCTGGGTGGAGGTGCCATGCGTCATAGAATCCAGTGACTTGCAGGAGCGGGTATCCACGGATTCGGACGGGACATCGACGACGTATGAGGTGGAGGCGGCCTACCGGTATGAGTATAACGGGAGGACTTATAAGGGGGACGAGGTCTCGCTGAGCCTGGGGGCGGACAGCTTTGGAGATCATCATCAAAGGGTGTTTTCCATTTTGGATGAGCATCGGGCCAGCGGGCGGCCGTTTCGCTGCTATGTGAATCCAGATTTACCTGAGGAGTCGGTGATCTTCCGGGAGGCTCGGTGGACGATCCTGCTGTTCATGAGCCTTTTTCCTTTGGTCTTTCCACTGGTGGGCGGGCTGGTGAGCCTGTTTGGGCTGATTGGGTTGAGACAAAACCGGCGGCTGAAGGACTATAAGACCCGCTACCCTGGGCAGCCCTGGCGCTGGAAACCGGCCTGGGGTGAGGACTGGATGCGGCCAAAGAATACGGGAGGTGCCTGGGCCTGGGTGGTGGTGACGGTATGGATGGGCATCATCTGGCTGCCGATGATGCATGCCCTGCTGGTGGATGGGGATGCGGGTATGTCCAATCCGCTGAGCCTGCTGGCCTTCCTGCCTGCGGTGGCGATCCTGCTGGTGGGCCGGGGAGCTTTGAAAAGGCTGCTGGCAAGCCGGCGTGGGGAGATTCTTTTGTATGTGGAGCCGCGCCCGGTGAGTCCGGGAAAAGTTTTTCAGGGTTATCTGGGCATCCCGAAGCACTTGACGTTAGGCCTGCATGACGTGGTGGAGACGGAGGTGCGGTGTGTAAAAGAGGTAACGGTGCGCTCAGGCAAAAATACAACGGTGCGGCGGGAGGTGCTGTGGAGCGGTCTGAATCAGGCGGCGATGAGCGAGGCTGCCCGTGAGGGGGCCGGTAGCCGCCTGCCGCTGCGGCAGGAGATTCCCGCAGGCCTGCCTGCGATGCCAGTGGCGCTGGCCGAGACGGGATGGAAGGATGCCACGCAACATGTCTGGGAGCTGGAGGTGCGGGCGAATAAGCTGAGACAGCCGATGGTGTATGACCTGCCGGTTTTTGAAATGGAACCGGCGCAGGTGTCAGCGGATGGATTCAGGGAAGACCGGCCCCAAAAAAAGGCCACCCCGCTGCTGGATTTGGATGCCGATGAGCTGGTGATGCATCTGAAGCGGTATCACGTTGCTGCGGAATTTGACGGGCGGGAGTATCCGGTGAGCATGGACCTGAGCCCGAAACGGTTCGCCCCAGTGCGGCTTTTTCTGGTCATTTTCACTTCTGTCTGGACGGTGGCATTTATCATCCTGCTGAATTCGGATGCGCCGGGCCTGTTTCCGCTGATTTGGGGAGGCAGTTCCGCGATGCTGTGGTGGATGATCGTGATGCAGATGAAAAGAAAGCGGCTGCGTTTCACTGACGATGGGCTGGAGGTGGCGTGGAGCCTGGGGCCGTGGGGCGGACGCCAGGTGTATGAGAGAAGGCACCTGGTGCAGTTTTTGAACTCGGTAAACATGAGCTCCGGGAGCACGCAGTATCATGTGGTGAAGGCGGAGACGACGTTTGGAAAAAAGGTGATACTTTTGGACGGTATTCCGAGCGCGCTGGTGGTGGAAAATTTATGCCGGCTGCTGGAGCGGTGGCGTAAGCAGGCTTGA
- a CDS encoding TIGR02206 family membrane protein, with amino-acid sequence MPAPFHAFGPSHLIVLSLCGTLLVVMAIAARWAPALSRVLEKMLAILLLTSWPLSLLAHGQLGELHPGNSLPLHFCDVAAIAGGLALLIRHRLAAEILYFFGMAGTLQGLITPNLNVDFPQMRFISFFILHGGVVIAALHVVTAMKCPPRPGSVPRMLGLTLAYAVAVGAANAALNTNYAFLCHKPEQASLMDALGPWPWYIGSLVLLCGLFYTLLYAPFFIASQWRRRSARTGE; translated from the coding sequence ATGCCCGCTCCATTCCATGCCTTCGGCCCCAGCCATCTCATCGTCTTAAGCCTGTGCGGCACTCTCCTGGTCGTCATGGCCATTGCTGCCAGATGGGCACCTGCCCTCAGCCGGGTGCTGGAGAAAATGCTCGCCATCCTCCTGCTCACCAGCTGGCCGCTTTCCCTCCTGGCTCATGGGCAGCTTGGCGAGCTGCACCCCGGCAATTCCCTGCCCCTGCATTTTTGTGATGTCGCCGCCATCGCAGGCGGCCTGGCGCTCCTGATCCGGCATAGGCTGGCCGCAGAAATCCTGTACTTTTTTGGCATGGCGGGCACGCTTCAGGGCCTCATCACGCCGAATCTCAACGTGGATTTTCCCCAGATGCGTTTCATTTCCTTCTTCATCTTGCACGGCGGCGTGGTCATCGCCGCGCTGCATGTGGTGACCGCAATGAAGTGCCCGCCCCGTCCTGGCTCCGTCCCTCGAATGCTCGGGCTCACCCTGGCCTACGCCGTCGCCGTCGGCGCAGCCAATGCCGCACTCAATACCAATTACGCCTTCCTTTGTCATAAACCGGAGCAGGCCAGCCTCATGGACGCCCTCGGCCCCTGGCCCTGGTACATCGGCAGCCTCGTCCTCCTTTGCGGCCTCTTTTACACCCTTCTCTACGCCCCCTTCTTCATCGCCAGCCAGTGGCGCCGCCGTAGCGCCCGGACAGGAGAATGA
- a CDS encoding LysR family transcriptional regulator, with translation MAMLNYHHLRYFRAVATEGGLTKAARHLNLSQSALSVQLRNLEESLGQPLFERKRKSLVLTEAGRIALEYADTIFRCGEELTGLLQNRSGRSRSCLRVGAAANLSRNFQLAFLRPLIGREEVELVIHSGTLRELLAQLQAHTLDVVLSNTPVRRDAETGWYSHLLDEQPVSLVGHKTRRMKAFNFPEDLRTTPVVLPSLESSIRTAFDVLMEQAGIRPIIAAEVDDMAMLRLMARETKGVTLVPPVVVKDELENGTLVERHQFPQIKETFYAITPNRRYPNLILRELLAKKK, from the coding sequence ATCGCCATGCTGAACTACCACCACCTCCGTTACTTCCGCGCCGTCGCCACCGAGGGCGGTCTGACCAAAGCCGCGCGGCATCTGAACCTCTCCCAGTCGGCGCTGAGCGTTCAGTTGCGAAACCTTGAGGAAAGTCTGGGGCAGCCTCTCTTTGAGAGGAAGCGCAAGTCCCTGGTGCTGACGGAGGCGGGCCGAATCGCGCTGGAATATGCAGACACCATTTTCCGATGCGGAGAGGAGCTGACAGGGCTTCTTCAAAACCGCAGCGGGCGCAGCCGCAGCTGCCTGCGGGTGGGGGCGGCGGCGAATCTCTCCCGCAATTTCCAGCTCGCCTTTCTTCGTCCATTGATCGGGCGGGAGGAGGTGGAGCTGGTCATTCACTCAGGCACCCTGCGGGAGCTCCTCGCGCAGCTCCAGGCGCATACCCTGGATGTGGTGCTTTCCAATACACCGGTGCGCCGCGATGCGGAGACGGGCTGGTACAGCCACCTGCTGGATGAACAGCCGGTGAGTCTCGTGGGGCACAAAACACGGCGGATGAAGGCTTTCAATTTTCCGGAGGATTTGCGCACCACGCCGGTGGTCCTGCCCAGTCTGGAGAGCAGCATCCGCACCGCCTTTGATGTGCTGATGGAGCAGGCCGGCATCCGCCCCATCATTGCCGCCGAGGTGGATGACATGGCGATGCTGCGCCTGATGGCCAGGGAGACGAAGGGGGTGACCCTGGTTCCACCTGTGGTCGTCAAAGATGAGCTGGAAAACGGCACCCTGGTGGAGAGGCACCAATTTCCGCAGATCAAGGAGACCTTCTACGCCATCACGCCTAACCGAAGGTATCCAAATCTCATTTTGAGGGAGCTGTTGGCGAAGAAAAAATAA
- a CDS encoding proton-conducting transporter membrane subunit, which produces MHQTLLATPHLVQVPEWIPPLFFLILAGACALLRHGRQAAEGAAWIARLCFALAAILSLPVVFAGPVRIELAVFGPAKLAFLLDPLSITMLVLVSFLGLIVTRYSVNYLDGDPGQARFSRWLILTLTSVLILVISSNLLLFTAAWIATSLCLHQLLIFCRERPGAQMAARKKFIISRLADACMITAVALVWHGRGTLEFHELFANPAGPHTGLIAGLFVTAAMLKSAQFPFHSWLPDTLETPTPVSALMHAGIINAGGFLIVRLSPLITQSPAALNALALVGAFTALFASVIMMTQTSIKKSLAWSTVAQMGFMMLQCGLGAFALAMMHIVAHSLYKAHAFLSSGSVVHLMRSAWTPAGRPAAHPLVVLGSLAAAVATGLGLASAFGLGSNADPGRLLLVTVFIMALAHLLWTLWSSSLRERLIMRGLALASAAAAAAFATHRLFEHWLATVVPAYAPPRSAMEYSIMILVAMLFLAVLVLQSQLPAWASRPVFARLYVHASNGFYLGTLFNRFAQKILA; this is translated from the coding sequence ATGCATCAAACGCTACTTGCCACACCTCATCTCGTCCAGGTCCCCGAATGGATCCCGCCGCTCTTTTTCCTCATCCTTGCAGGCGCCTGCGCCCTGTTAAGACATGGCCGTCAGGCGGCGGAGGGTGCCGCGTGGATCGCCCGCCTCTGCTTTGCCCTGGCTGCCATCCTCTCCCTCCCGGTTGTGTTTGCCGGTCCTGTGAGGATTGAGCTCGCCGTCTTTGGCCCGGCCAAACTGGCCTTCCTTCTAGATCCCCTTTCCATCACCATGCTCGTTCTGGTCAGCTTCCTCGGCCTCATCGTGACGCGCTATTCGGTCAACTACCTGGATGGCGATCCGGGCCAGGCGAGGTTTTCCCGCTGGCTCATCCTCACCCTCACCAGTGTGCTGATTCTTGTCATCTCCAGCAATCTGCTCCTGTTCACGGCAGCCTGGATCGCGACCAGCTTGTGCCTGCATCAGCTGCTCATCTTTTGCCGGGAAAGGCCAGGAGCCCAGATGGCCGCACGGAAAAAATTCATCATCAGCCGGCTCGCAGACGCCTGCATGATCACCGCAGTGGCGCTGGTCTGGCATGGCCGGGGCACCTTGGAATTTCATGAGCTTTTCGCAAATCCCGCCGGGCCGCACACCGGTCTCATCGCCGGGCTGTTTGTCACGGCGGCCATGCTGAAGTCAGCACAATTCCCCTTCCACTCCTGGCTGCCGGACACGCTGGAGACGCCCACTCCGGTCTCAGCACTCATGCATGCGGGCATCATCAATGCCGGCGGCTTTCTCATCGTGCGGCTGAGCCCGCTCATCACACAGTCACCGGCAGCCCTGAATGCCCTGGCGCTGGTGGGTGCCTTCACCGCCCTCTTTGCCTCCGTCATCATGATGACCCAGACGAGCATTAAAAAGTCGCTGGCTTGGTCCACCGTGGCGCAGATGGGATTCATGATGCTGCAGTGCGGCCTGGGGGCCTTTGCCCTGGCCATGATGCACATCGTCGCCCACTCGCTCTACAAAGCGCACGCCTTTCTCAGCAGCGGCAGCGTGGTGCACCTCATGCGGTCCGCCTGGACGCCGGCAGGCCGGCCGGCGGCACATCCTCTCGTCGTCCTCGGCTCACTCGCAGCAGCCGTCGCGACAGGCCTGGGCCTGGCCTCAGCCTTCGGCCTGGGCAGTAATGCGGACCCTGGCCGGCTGCTGCTGGTCACCGTCTTCATCATGGCGCTGGCGCATCTGCTCTGGACGCTCTGGAGCAGCAGCCTGCGTGAGAGGCTCATCATGCGTGGCCTTGCCCTCGCCTCGGCCGCAGCAGCCGCCGCCTTTGCGACGCACCGCCTCTTTGAGCACTGGCTGGCCACGGTGGTGCCAGCTTACGCGCCCCCACGCAGCGCGATGGAATACAGCATCATGATCCTGGTCGCCATGCTGTTCCTGGCCGTGCTGGTCCTGCAATCGCAACTGCCCGCCTGGGCCTCACGTCCAGTCTTTGCCCGCCTCTATGTCCATGCCAGCAACGGCTTCTACCTCGGCACCCTTTTCAACAGATTCGCCCAGAAAATCCTCGCCTGA
- a CDS encoding DUF2309 domain-containing protein: MTSLHNIAPLLATIPASPSRSPEKPRWLQHARQACLRIPPLWPLRSFVAVNPFTGLADRPFAEVCDLMQQVTHSSMLMSAEYFNQQFAQGRITFQDLDEALAHSGTGLTTEDMLMWLKKPANTTAPRPCIQSLADIATEKFQANWNQLITEEVSKWCAAWFDEGQSAWRMPWKKLPLYTAWKQASHIDATPEMLGFKGFRKHVASLPDAASEAIPVMLDTLDLKPSQAEDYLHRLLMTLPGWSSYAQYHARQQSMHGSPEEETLLGLLAIRLVFETALLEQFGSSDLRDSWLASLTAAPYAPGKEAHIPLLWQNALEAGFQRQLCARIKKAARPGIHAEKGRPAVQAVFCIDVRSETMRRSLESVSSGIETLGFAGFFGMPIEHVPYGQRQAVSQLPVLFAPKYRVREHQPSATAAQERHTRHQLQLTRRTTHSWNAFKTSAVSCFSFVEAAGIPYAWKLLRDSFQLAPKAKSHTCNSSTAPCLHQHHHGQDHAPDKALLESGIPPEDQVQLALGALKNMGLTRNFARLVMLCGHGSHTTNNPYAAALDCGACGGHAGDPNARVAAALLNQAYVRAALENQEICIPDDTHFIAALHDTTTDRITLFDTDQAPTSHKMDIHQLQLWLEQAAHGCRSHRAAGLGIGCADDASVEKRILQRSCDWAQVRPEWGLVANAAFIVAPRERTQDLNLHGRVFLHNYNHETDTTKSTLELIMTAPMIVTNWINLQYYASTVNNRLWGSGSKVTHNIVGTFGIQQGNGGDLRAGLPMQSLHNGETWIHEPLRLSVFIEAPRADIDAVLARHENVRHLVENGWLHLYAIEDSGKLILRRKSDGTWLPA; encoded by the coding sequence ATGACCTCCCTCCACAACATCGCCCCCCTCCTCGCCACCATCCCTGCATCGCCCTCCCGCAGCCCGGAAAAACCCAGGTGGCTCCAGCACGCCCGGCAGGCCTGCCTGCGCATTCCGCCGCTCTGGCCGCTCCGGAGTTTCGTCGCCGTGAATCCTTTTACCGGCCTCGCCGACAGGCCTTTTGCTGAAGTCTGCGACCTCATGCAGCAGGTCACCCACAGCAGCATGCTCATGAGCGCGGAATACTTTAATCAGCAGTTTGCACAGGGGCGGATTACTTTTCAGGATCTGGACGAGGCCCTGGCTCATTCCGGGACCGGCCTCACCACTGAAGACATGCTCATGTGGCTGAAGAAACCCGCAAATACGACCGCGCCGCGGCCCTGCATCCAAAGCCTCGCCGACATCGCCACGGAGAAGTTCCAGGCCAACTGGAACCAGCTCATTACCGAGGAGGTCTCCAAGTGGTGCGCCGCCTGGTTCGATGAAGGCCAGTCCGCCTGGCGCATGCCATGGAAAAAACTGCCGCTTTATACGGCCTGGAAACAGGCGTCCCATATTGATGCGACCCCTGAAATGCTGGGCTTCAAAGGCTTCCGCAAGCACGTCGCCTCACTTCCCGATGCAGCTTCTGAGGCCATCCCGGTCATGCTTGATACGTTAGACCTGAAACCGTCTCAGGCGGAAGACTATCTTCACCGCCTGCTCATGACGCTGCCAGGCTGGAGCAGTTACGCCCAGTATCATGCGCGGCAGCAGAGCATGCATGGCAGCCCAGAGGAAGAAACACTGCTGGGCCTCCTCGCCATCCGGCTTGTTTTTGAGACCGCCCTGCTGGAACAGTTCGGCTCCTCTGACCTGCGCGACTCCTGGCTCGCCAGCCTGACGGCAGCACCCTACGCACCGGGAAAGGAAGCTCACATCCCCCTGCTCTGGCAGAACGCGCTGGAGGCAGGCTTTCAGCGGCAGCTCTGTGCGCGGATCAAAAAGGCCGCCCGGCCCGGCATCCATGCTGAAAAAGGCAGGCCTGCCGTCCAGGCTGTCTTTTGCATTGATGTCCGCTCAGAGACGATGCGGAGGTCCTTGGAATCCGTCTCTTCAGGGATTGAGACACTGGGCTTTGCAGGCTTCTTTGGCATGCCCATCGAGCATGTGCCCTATGGCCAGCGGCAGGCCGTCTCCCAGCTTCCGGTGCTCTTCGCGCCTAAATACCGGGTCCGGGAACACCAGCCATCCGCCACCGCTGCCCAGGAGCGGCACACCCGCCACCAGCTCCAGCTCACACGCCGCACCACACACTCTTGGAATGCCTTCAAAACGTCCGCAGTGAGCTGCTTCAGCTTCGTCGAGGCCGCAGGCATCCCCTATGCCTGGAAGCTGCTGAGAGACAGCTTCCAACTCGCGCCCAAAGCGAAGAGCCACACTTGCAACTCCTCCACCGCCCCCTGCTTGCATCAGCATCACCACGGTCAGGACCATGCGCCAGATAAGGCGCTCCTGGAGTCAGGCATCCCGCCGGAGGACCAGGTGCAGCTGGCCCTCGGAGCCCTGAAAAACATGGGCCTCACCAGGAACTTCGCCCGGCTGGTCATGCTCTGCGGCCACGGCAGCCACACGACCAACAACCCCTATGCAGCCGCGCTGGATTGCGGAGCCTGCGGCGGTCACGCAGGGGATCCCAATGCCCGCGTCGCCGCAGCCCTGCTCAACCAGGCCTATGTGCGCGCCGCTTTGGAAAATCAAGAGATCTGCATTCCCGATGACACGCACTTCATCGCCGCCCTGCATGATACGACCACGGATCGCATCACCCTGTTTGATACAGACCAGGCCCCCACCTCCCACAAGATGGACATCCACCAGCTCCAGCTCTGGCTGGAGCAGGCCGCCCACGGCTGCCGCAGCCACCGCGCCGCCGGCCTGGGCATTGGCTGCGCCGACGATGCCTCCGTGGAAAAACGCATCCTCCAGCGCAGCTGCGACTGGGCCCAGGTGCGGCCCGAGTGGGGCCTGGTGGCCAACGCCGCTTTCATCGTGGCCCCGCGCGAGCGCACCCAGGACCTGAACCTTCACGGCCGCGTTTTCCTGCATAACTACAACCACGAAACCGACACCACCAAAAGCACGCTGGAACTCATCATGACCGCGCCCATGATTGTGACCAACTGGATCAACCTGCAATACTACGCCAGTACCGTGAACAACCGGCTCTGGGGCAGCGGCAGCAAGGTCACTCATAACATCGTCGGCACCTTCGGCATCCAGCAGGGCAACGGCGGCGACCTCCGGGCCGGCCTGCCCATGCAGAGCCTTCACAACGGCGAGACCTGGATACATGAACCCCTCCGCCTCAGCGTCTTCATCGAAGCTCCGCGCGCCGACATTGACGCCGTCTTGGCCCGGCATGAAAACGTCCGCCACCTGGTGGAAAACGGATGGTTGCACCTCTACGCCATCGAGGACAGCGGCAAGCTCATCCTGCGCCGGAAATCCGACGGCACCTGGCTCCCCGCCTGA
- the polX gene encoding DNA polymerase/3'-5' exonuclease PolX has protein sequence MTREAAVEILERIALLLELKGENPFKIRAYRTGAEVVEAYAGDIMRMAADNKLAGIKGIGDALRDKLHEMATTGKLEFYENLRSEFPETLFELFEVQGLGPKKIAALYTELGVGSIADLKRACESGEAAKLSGFGGKTVVKILESLAFREEHASEFRVDQVYGLAHAVLEALRAHPAVSRAEVCGSFRRGKETVHDLDFLCATKKPEVVIADFIGLPMFEKTIAQGGTKASVYTAGGVQCDLRAVSSQEFPFALNYFTGSKEHNVEMRHRALGEGWSLNEYGFTPAEGKTARVIPPVHDEGDIYRALGLDYIEPELRENAGEFEAAENGGLPHLILLENLRGVFHNHTTASDGLATLQEMAEAAQELGLQYLGIADHSKSSFQANGLNEVRLRAQMAEIRELNETFDGHFKIFTGTEVDILKDGSLDFSDELLAELDYCVASVHNVFNLPEAEMTKRIIRAIQNPHVTMLGHVTGRLLLQRPSYAVNIPAIIDAAAETGTIIELNASAWRLDMDWRWWRLAKEKGVKCSINPDAHSTRGLEDVIYGVRAARKGWLTRKDVINCLPLGEVEKALRKRPIG, from the coding sequence ATGACCCGCGAAGCTGCCGTTGAAATCCTGGAACGCATTGCCTTGTTGCTAGAACTTAAAGGCGAAAATCCGTTCAAAATTCGTGCCTATAGGACGGGGGCCGAGGTGGTGGAAGCTTATGCCGGGGATATCATGCGTATGGCGGCAGATAACAAGCTGGCGGGCATCAAGGGCATTGGTGACGCGCTGCGGGACAAGCTGCATGAGATGGCAACTACCGGGAAACTGGAGTTTTATGAGAATTTGCGCTCGGAATTTCCGGAGACGCTTTTTGAGCTGTTTGAGGTACAGGGGCTGGGTCCGAAGAAGATCGCGGCGCTTTACACCGAGCTGGGCGTGGGATCCATCGCGGACCTGAAGCGGGCGTGTGAAAGCGGCGAGGCGGCGAAGCTTAGCGGCTTTGGGGGCAAGACGGTGGTGAAGATTCTGGAGAGCCTGGCTTTTCGTGAAGAGCATGCTTCGGAATTCCGGGTGGACCAGGTTTATGGTCTGGCGCATGCGGTGCTTGAAGCGCTGCGTGCCCACCCTGCGGTGTCGCGGGCAGAGGTGTGTGGCAGTTTCCGGCGGGGCAAGGAGACGGTGCATGACCTGGATTTTCTCTGCGCCACGAAAAAGCCTGAGGTGGTGATCGCGGATTTCATCGGGCTGCCGATGTTTGAAAAAACCATCGCGCAAGGGGGCACGAAGGCCAGTGTCTATACGGCAGGCGGGGTGCAGTGCGACCTCCGGGCAGTGAGCAGCCAGGAGTTTCCTTTTGCGCTGAATTACTTTACCGGTAGCAAGGAACACAATGTGGAAATGCGCCACCGTGCGCTGGGGGAAGGGTGGTCGCTCAATGAATATGGCTTCACTCCGGCGGAAGGGAAGACGGCACGGGTGATCCCGCCGGTGCATGATGAAGGAGACATTTATCGCGCGCTGGGGCTGGATTACATCGAGCCGGAGTTGCGTGAAAACGCGGGCGAATTTGAAGCGGCGGAGAATGGCGGCCTGCCGCACCTGATCCTGCTGGAGAATCTGCGCGGTGTGTTTCATAACCACACGACCGCGAGCGATGGCTTGGCGACGCTGCAGGAGATGGCGGAAGCTGCGCAAGAGCTGGGATTGCAATACCTGGGCATTGCGGACCACAGCAAGAGCAGCTTCCAGGCGAACGGTCTGAACGAGGTGCGCCTGCGTGCGCAGATGGCGGAGATCCGCGAGCTGAATGAGACCTTCGACGGGCATTTTAAAATCTTCACCGGCACCGAAGTGGACATCCTGAAGGACGGTTCTTTGGACTTCAGTGATGAGCTGCTGGCGGAGCTGGACTACTGCGTGGCCAGTGTACATAACGTTTTCAATCTGCCGGAGGCGGAGATGACCAAGCGTATCATCCGGGCCATCCAAAACCCGCATGTGACCATGTTGGGGCATGTCACTGGCAGGCTGCTTTTGCAGCGTCCATCCTATGCCGTGAACATCCCCGCCATCATTGATGCCGCAGCGGAGACCGGGACCATCATTGAACTGAATGCCAGCGCCTGGCGGCTGGACATGGACTGGCGTTGGTGGCGGCTGGCCAAGGAAAAAGGCGTGAAATGCAGCATCAACCCCGATGCCCACAGCACACGCGGTCTGGAGGATGTGATCTACGGCGTCCGCGCCGCCCGGAAAGGCTGGCTGACCCGGAAGGATGTGATCAACTGCCTGCCACTAGGAGAGGTGGAGAAGGCGCTGAGGAAAAGGCCGATCGGATGA